ATCATCCATGTTTTCACCAAACTTGATGATGAAGTGATTTAAAACATCTTTAAAACTTCCAAGTGATTTAGAAACACCAATATTTAAAAAAGGAAGTAGTTCTCTTTGAAGAAAATCGTAGTAATGGTTTTTGTCTGTATCATTTTTATAGGCCGCTGGCTTGTAAACCAAAGCTGAATTAATTACTGTAAAAGTCAAGCCGACCAAACTTGCAAACATTGCAGCAATAACACCATTTAGTAACTGTCCAATACTTGCTGATGAAATTGTAGTGGTCGTTCCTTCGGTAGTTGCAGAAAAATCAATTCCCCACAAACCAATAATGATTCCCACAAATGTTCCTGCTAATCCTATATACAAAGGAACGTTTATGAGATTCCCGATTTCATTGTCTACCTTTTCAAGATGTCTTTCGCAGGTGTCTTTCAAAATACCAAAGTCGGCTGATGCTCCTTTGTTTTTGCATAAGTAGGCATTAGTAGATTTTATTACCTCTGAAAAGTGGGAATGATTCGCTTTTGTTGAATTAGGAATAACCAAAAGCTCGACCTGTTCGGCATCTTCTGATTCCTCAATTATTTGGACATCATTTGAAAGTGAATCCAAGTATTTATCAAATTGGTCAGGTTCACTTAGAATTACTTTGGTTATAAAGAATTTTTTGATTTGTATTTCTTTAAACGAACTTGGGAAAAATCGCTGATACGATTTTATTTTAAAGAATACGTTGAAAAATACAAATACTTGTAATCCAACAAGGGCTAAAATGAATATAATCTCAAATGTCATGTTCTCTGCTTTTAAAATAGGATTGTTTGATTGTCGTCTTTTTTGTTTTGAGTTTTTTTAGTTCTCGGTTTAGTTGCTTTCTTTTTAGGCTTTTCCTCGACTGGATTCAGTTTCCTCTGTTCGAGTTCTTTATACAAGTCGGTTGCCTTTGGATAATGACCCTCAACATATGCCTTCACGAGAAAAGCATGTGAAAGCGGTTTTTTCGGGTTTAAAACATCACAATTAGTTTCATAGTCAAGTAAAACAATATCCTCTTTTTGTGATGCTTCTTTTAGTCGTTCAATTATTTCAGAAACCTTGTTTTCTAATACCCACAAATAACTCGGAAGATAAATCTGTATTCGAGCATCAATATAATTGAGCAAGTCAGTTCCATTTACGCCTTTACGATGCCCCAAAGGTTTTCCATATTTTCTGACAGTTCTTTTAATGTCTTTCATGGTGTCATTAGAGAACATTGCCTCTTCTATGTCAGCACTTTCAAAGACTTTTAAAGCCTGCCAAATCCCTTCAACGGATTTTGCTTTGCGGTTTTCTGAAAAGGGGATAGGAATATCTCCGTGAGGATAAAACGGACTTAATTTGACTAATCCAGTTGTTGCTTTTGAAGTGACATCAACAATTTTGGCATTGGGGTATTTAGCCAATAATGTTTTTTCCTTCTTCTTTTTATTTTCAATGTATATCATGAAGCTATTTCATTAAAGTTGGTGATGAATTCAGCGGGTATCCAAGTTTTAACAAGGACTTCCGCCTGATGCTGTTTTTTCTCGATTGGATTCAAATCGAAATATCTTTTATGAAATAAATCAAACCTTAATGAACTTAAAAAATCAACTGAATCTCCGTTAGTATGTCTGCGGTCTGCTGCATTCATATCTGAAAATCTTGTATTTTCAAAATAGCAAACTTCAATTGATACTTTTAGTAAATAGGGTCTGGTAATTCGACCTTCATTCATTGCCACGTGCTTCATAGGATGGTCTTTTATGAAGCTCAAACGCACATAGTCTTCTAATCCAAATTCAAGGTCTAAACTTCTTCCCAATGAGCTGTTTCCTGTCATCGGTATTACAATGTTATTTTTGTCGCAATAATACCAAGAATACAAACCACCATTTTCTTTGATAGACTTTAGATTAGAATGGTCTGTAAAATGGTATAAGATTGTAATATTATTTTCTTGTAGCACCTTTTTCAAGTCACGCCAATTAGACTTTTTATTTAAAAGTGCTTTTAGTTTATTCTCTTTCTCTAACTTTTTCGATTCCTCAATTCTTTTCCTTGCTTCTTCTTGTTCTCTTAGAATACGTTTTTGTTCTAAAATTCTCTCTTGTGCAATCCTTATTCTTTCTGCTTCTTCTTGTTGTTGCTTTAATAGTTCAGCTTGTCGTCTTTTGAAAATCTCAAGTTCCTTTTCTTTGAGTTTTGTCACCGCTTTTGAAAGCCGTTCAACTCCTTTTTTATAGTCAGGTTTTATAGATTTGGAAAGCCTATTTACAAGTAGTTTGGCGTCTTCAAGTTTATTTTGTCCTATGAGTGAATCAAGATTGTTGAGTTCTTTCTTGATGTTGCTTTCGTAAATTTCACGCTGCTTTTGCTTTTCTCTCTCTCTGTTGCCGTGTCTTTTTAAAGTCGATTTTTCTTGTAGTAGTTTTTCAAGTTGTTTGAAATCTTTGTCAAATGCTGAAACAGTAAAATCTGATAGTTCAACTTTGTCGTCTATTTTATTTTTACTTAGAAGAGAGAACAGTTTATCTATCCTGCTGTCAAATGATGAAGTGTCAGGAGTAGCAACTTCTTTTATGCTAGATTTCTTTAGGTCAAGTAATGATAAACTTGATTGAAGAACCTTAATTTCATTTTCTAGTTCATGTAGGTCGTATAATTTCTTTCTCTTTCTTGTTGGTTTTTGTTCTGAAAGGATTTCAGGCTCTTGTTCAATAACCTCTACAATTTGTTTCGCACTTTCAAATTCTATAAGCGGTTTTAAAATTTCCTTTCTTTCTTCGTCATTAGTAGCATTTGACGCTTTTGTTAGTATTTCCTCTTTGTCTATGCCTTTCTCAATAGTTGCCTTTGCGTCTTGATACACTTTTATATCAGACTTCTTCTTCTTTCCTACAAAGAAGATTTTAATAGTTGTCCATATTTTTTTGAAAAACTTCATTATTCAGGTCGTTTGTCAGGGCAAAAGCAAATGTGGTGCAACTGTGTGTCGCCTTGTGGGTGGGGTTGAACCTCTTTTGATTTTGCTGAAGCGTTGGCTTGTCTGTTCATTTGTCCTTTAGTTTTATTGTTGCACTGTCGTCTTTTAGCATGACCGGTAACGTTTGTATTTGCGAAACCCGTTTCGCAATGCATCCAAATAGGTATGCTTTACGAAACTAGTTTCGGGTATTTTTCAATTAGTTTTTTTGATTTCCTGGGGCTTTGGTATTCGGAATTACTCCTTTCCAAAAATGCCTGATTGGCTTTCCCCTAAAAATCTATTTCAAGATAAACGCCGATCCCCTTTCTTCCAAACTAATCCTGTAAAAGTGGGGGGATATTTTTTAGCTCGGCTCAATATGAATCAGCACATGGCCTAGCTGAGGAATTTCCCGGCGTAAAGTATCCTTGAGTTCGTGAGCGATGTCATGCCCTTCCCGTACGGTCAGTTTCCCATCTACATGCGCATGGAGGTCCACATGGTATTTCATCCCAGCCTTGCGGATAAAGCACTTTTCGGTATCGCTGACCCCAGGCACAGTG
Above is a window of Algoriphagus sanaruensis DNA encoding:
- a CDS encoding DarT ssDNA thymidine ADP-ribosyltransferase family protein; amino-acid sequence: MKFFKKIWTTIKIFFVGKKKKSDIKVYQDAKATIEKGIDKEEILTKASNATNDEERKEILKPLIEFESAKQIVEVIEQEPEILSEQKPTRKRKKLYDLHELENEIKVLQSSLSLLDLKKSSIKEVATPDTSSFDSRIDKLFSLLSKNKIDDKVELSDFTVSAFDKDFKQLEKLLQEKSTLKRHGNREREKQKQREIYESNIKKELNNLDSLIGQNKLEDAKLLVNRLSKSIKPDYKKGVERLSKAVTKLKEKELEIFKRRQAELLKQQQEEAERIRIAQERILEQKRILREQEEARKRIEESKKLEKENKLKALLNKKSNWRDLKKVLQENNITILYHFTDHSNLKSIKENGGLYSWYYCDKNNIVIPMTGNSSLGRSLDLEFGLEDYVRLSFIKDHPMKHVAMNEGRITRPYLLKVSIEVCYFENTRFSDMNAADRRHTNGDSVDFLSSLRFDLFHKRYFDLNPIEKKQHQAEVLVKTWIPAEFITNFNEIAS
- a CDS encoding DUF6939 family protein encodes the protein MIYIENKKKKEKTLLAKYPNAKIVDVTSKATTGLVKLSPFYPHGDIPIPFSENRKAKSVEGIWQALKVFESADIEEAMFSNDTMKDIKRTVRKYGKPLGHRKGVNGTDLLNYIDARIQIYLPSYLWVLENKVSEIIERLKEASQKEDIVLLDYETNCDVLNPKKPLSHAFLVKAYVEGHYPKATDLYKELEQRKLNPVEEKPKKKATKPRTKKTQNKKDDNQTILF